A single genomic interval of Nitrospirota bacterium harbors:
- a CDS encoding pantoate--beta-alanine ligase, protein MQIIRIPRIMQDEVKTQRMHGKSIGFVPTMGALHEGHKSLLRTSRLENDIVVSSIFVNPLQFGPKEDFQRYPRDIEKDTKLLREAEVDILFLPDASSMYPDGFSVSIDVEGLSEKLCGQFRQGHFKGVATVVTKLFNIVYPTRAYLGQKDYQQYLIIKRLVNDLNMEVDVVICPTQRAEDGLAMSSRNQYLKPEERKSAGIIYRALKSASEKIKSGTMDVAKIKGLMWDILKPEPLIAEVQYAGVYDVESLDELTEIKDNALLAVAVKFGDVRLIDNMLVVCNKPSQ, encoded by the coding sequence ATGCAGATAATACGGATTCCACGAATAATGCAGGATGAGGTAAAAACACAAAGGATGCATGGTAAAAGCATTGGTTTTGTTCCAACGATGGGTGCCCTTCATGAAGGCCATAAGAGTCTTTTAAGGACCAGCAGGCTTGAAAATGACATTGTTGTTTCAAGCATTTTCGTAAATCCGCTTCAGTTTGGACCAAAAGAGGATTTCCAAAGATACCCAAGGGATATAGAGAAAGACACAAAGCTCTTAAGAGAGGCTGAAGTAGACATACTTTTTTTGCCTGATGCCTCTTCCATGTATCCAGATGGCTTTTCAGTAAGCATAGATGTAGAAGGGCTTTCGGAAAAGCTCTGTGGTCAATTCAGACAAGGACATTTTAAAGGGGTTGCCACTGTCGTTACAAAGCTTTTCAATATTGTATATCCCACAAGGGCATACCTTGGACAGAAAGACTACCAACAGTACCTTATCATAAAGAGGCTCGTCAATGACCTCAATATGGAAGTAGATGTAGTCATATGCCCAACACAAAGGGCGGAAGACGGTCTTGCAATGAGCTCAAGAAACCAGTATCTTAAGCCTGAGGAGAGAAAATCCGCAGGCATAATTTATAGGGCACTTAAATCAGCCTCTGAAAAAATTAAATCAGGCACAATGGATGTAGCGAAAATCAAAGGGCTTATGTGGGACATCCTTAAACCCGAGCCCCTTATTGCAGAGGTGCAGTATGCAGGTGTATATGATGTAGAGAGCCTCGATGAGCTCACTGAGATAAAAGACAATGCCCTTTTGGCAGTGGCAGTGAAGTTCGGAGATGTAAGGCTGATAGATAATATGCTCGTGGTATGTAATAAGCCCTCCCAATGA
- the ispG gene encoding flavodoxin-dependent (E)-4-hydroxy-3-methylbut-2-enyl-diphosphate synthase, translating into MTFKRTDTKKLFVGNVSIGGGSPVRVQTMTKTDTSDIKSTLRQIRALTREGCEIIRVAVPDMNAAQAIGKLTSASPIPVIADVHFDWRLAIEAVKRGVSGLRINPGNIGARWKLKEVVNALLDKSIPLRVGVNAGSLEKDLLKKYGHPTPEALVESAERHISMLEDMGFSSIKVSLKASNVLSTIQAYRSFAERYSYPLHIGISEAGPHFSGIIKSSVGLGILLSEGIGDTIRVSLTEEPIEEVRTAYEILRSLGLRQRGPELVSCPTCGRCRIDLKGLVRKVEKRLKGIEKPFKVAVMGCVVNGPGEAKEADIGIAAGKGTGILFRSGRIIKRLKEKDLLDALMKEIQGQFKITIQR; encoded by the coding sequence ATGACATTTAAAAGGACAGACACAAAAAAGCTCTTCGTTGGCAATGTCTCTATAGGAGGGGGAAGCCCTGTAAGGGTTCAGACGATGACAAAGACAGACACCTCTGATATTAAATCTACCCTAAGGCAGATAAGGGCGCTAACGAGGGAAGGCTGTGAGATTATAAGGGTTGCTGTGCCTGATATGAATGCCGCACAGGCAATTGGAAAACTCACCAGTGCATCGCCAATCCCTGTTATAGCAGATGTGCATTTTGACTGGAGGCTTGCCATAGAGGCTGTAAAAAGGGGTGTATCGGGCTTGAGAATTAATCCCGGAAATATCGGTGCAAGATGGAAGCTCAAAGAAGTAGTCAATGCACTCCTTGACAAGTCTATACCCCTTCGGGTAGGCGTAAATGCAGGCTCTTTAGAGAAAGACCTTTTGAAAAAATACGGTCATCCAACACCCGAAGCACTCGTTGAGTCTGCAGAAAGGCACATATCCATGCTTGAGGATATGGGGTTTTCTTCCATCAAGGTTTCGCTTAAGGCATCCAATGTGCTATCCACAATCCAAGCATACAGGAGCTTTGCAGAAAGGTATAGCTATCCGCTTCATATCGGCATATCAGAGGCAGGACCTCATTTTTCAGGCATTATCAAAAGCTCTGTTGGACTTGGAATTCTCCTTTCAGAGGGAATAGGCGATACAATCAGAGTGTCTTTAACAGAAGAGCCCATAGAGGAGGTAAGGACTGCTTATGAGATTTTGAGGTCACTTGGGCTTAGACAAAGAGGCCCTGAGCTTGTGTCCTGTCCAACATGCGGAAGATGCAGGATTGACCTCAAAGGACTTGTCCGAAAGGTCGAAAAAAGGCTTAAGGGTATCGAGAAGCCTTTTAAAGTTGCAGTAATGGGATGCGTTGTTAATGGCCCTGGAGAGGCTAAAGAGGCTGACATTGGAATAGCAGCTGGTAAAGGCACAGGCATTCTTTTTAGGTCAGGCAGGATAATAAAGAGGCTAAAGGAAAAAGACCTTCTCGATGCACTTATGAAAGAGATACAAGGGCAATTTAAAATAACTATCCAAAGGTAA
- the mltG gene encoding endolytic transglycosylase MltG has translation MKRAILFVIFIIVGFFFIYVLSAVFIPIRLDKPIEVRIKKGMSFKEAVDTLYSQGLIHDKNIFIALGKISRLDKRIKPGYYPFMGSMNAWNVFKALKMGFIIQSTLTILEGDSLLEIKKKLSLNEIITEEVFDRLSNDKTFLMSLNISAPSLEGYLFPDTYAFPKGLEPEEVLRIMVQRLRQKFSGDLITKAHSLRLSEREVLTLASIIEKEAQVNEERYIISAVYHNRLKRRMLLQADPTSIYGIKPQGAGIKIKDLKRKTPYNTYHIKGLPPGPIASPGINSIKATLYPSKVPYLYFVSNGDGTHTFSITLSDHLKAIELIKEMKKNSEGDIKNDI, from the coding sequence ATGAAAAGAGCAATACTATTTGTCATCTTTATCATCGTAGGGTTTTTCTTCATATATGTGCTTTCAGCAGTATTTATTCCAATTCGTCTCGATAAGCCAATCGAGGTAAGGATAAAAAAAGGCATGAGCTTTAAAGAGGCGGTTGACACACTTTACAGTCAGGGCTTAATACATGACAAAAATATCTTTATTGCCTTAGGAAAAATAAGCAGGCTGGATAAACGCATAAAGCCCGGCTACTATCCCTTTATGGGAAGCATGAATGCATGGAATGTTTTCAAGGCACTCAAAATGGGCTTTATCATCCAGAGCACACTGACCATTTTGGAAGGCGACAGCCTTCTTGAGATTAAGAAAAAGCTCTCCTTAAACGAGATAATAACCGAAGAGGTTTTTGATAGACTTTCAAATGACAAGACATTCCTTATGAGCCTTAATATATCTGCGCCCTCCCTTGAGGGGTATCTTTTTCCGGATACATACGCATTTCCAAAAGGGCTCGAGCCAGAAGAAGTCCTAAGGATTATGGTTCAGAGGCTCAGACAGAAATTTAGCGGTGATTTAATAACTAAAGCTCATAGCCTTAGACTAAGCGAAAGGGAAGTTCTTACCCTTGCATCTATAATAGAAAAGGAGGCACAGGTAAATGAGGAAAGGTATATTATCTCAGCAGTGTACCATAACAGACTTAAAAGAAGGATGCTACTTCAGGCAGACCCAACTTCGATATACGGGATAAAGCCACAGGGCGCAGGCATTAAAATAAAAGACTTAAAGCGAAAGACTCCATATAATACATACCATATAAAAGGACTGCCTCCTGGGCCAATAGCCTCTCCGGGTATTAACTCTATAAAGGCAACCCTTTATCCGTCAAAGGTTCCTTACCTTTACTTTGTCTCAAATGGGGATGGAACTCATACATTCTCCATTACCCTTTCAGACCACCTGAAGGCAATAGAGCTTATTAAAGAAATGAAGAAAAACTCCGAGGGGGATATAAAAAATGACATTTAA